Proteins from a genomic interval of Streptococcus oralis:
- the gla gene encoding aquaglyceroporin Gla, with protein sequence MDFTWAIKYATEFLGTAILIILGNGAVANVELKGTKGHQSGWLVIAVGYGMGVMIPALMFGNVSGNHINPAFTLGLAVSGLFPWGQVPYYILAQVLGAIFGQAMVVATHRPYYLKTENSNNILGTFSTISNVDHGTKESRFAASVNGFINEFVGSFVLFFAALGMTKNFFGAEVMQYMKQMATQANQTVDFSELAIKAQIAPHTAAGLSVAHLGLGFLVMALVTSLGGPTGPGLNPARDFGPRLLHELLPKSVLGQHKGDSKWWYAWVPVVAPIAAGIAAVAIFKLLYL encoded by the coding sequence ATGGATTTTACATGGGCTATTAAATATGCCACTGAATTTTTGGGAACTGCCATTCTGATCATTCTTGGTAATGGTGCAGTTGCTAACGTTGAACTTAAAGGTACGAAAGGTCACCAAAGTGGCTGGCTCGTTATCGCGGTTGGTTACGGTATGGGGGTTATGATCCCAGCCTTGATGTTCGGTAATGTATCTGGGAACCACATCAACCCAGCCTTCACACTTGGACTTGCTGTGAGTGGACTTTTCCCTTGGGGACAAGTACCATATTATATCCTTGCGCAAGTTTTAGGAGCGATTTTTGGTCAAGCTATGGTTGTTGCAACTCACCGTCCTTACTACTTGAAAACAGAGAATTCTAATAACATTTTGGGTACTTTCTCAACGATTTCAAATGTTGATCACGGTACAAAAGAATCACGTTTCGCAGCAAGTGTAAATGGTTTTATCAATGAGTTTGTCGGTTCGTTTGTTCTGTTCTTTGCAGCCCTAGGAATGACTAAAAACTTTTTTGGTGCGGAAGTAATGCAATACATGAAGCAAATGGCAACGCAGGCTAATCAAACAGTTGACTTTTCTGAATTAGCTATTAAGGCTCAAATAGCACCACACACAGCAGCAGGTCTTTCAGTTGCTCATTTAGGACTTGGTTTCCTAGTAATGGCCTTGGTAACTTCACTCGGTGGACCTACTGGACCTGGTTTGAACCCAGCTCGTGACTTTGGACCACGTCTTCTTCACGAACTCCTTCCAAAATCAGTTCTTGGTCAACACAAGGGTGATTCAAAATGGTGGTATGCATGGGTTCCGGTTGTAGCTCCAATTGCAGCGGGAATTGCAGCAGTAGCAATCTTTAAACTACTTTACCTATAA
- a CDS encoding uracil-xanthine permease family protein, with amino-acid sequence MKQESTVDLLLDVDQRPSAGKGILLSFQHVFAMFGATILVPLILGMPVSVALFASGIGTLIYMISTGFKVPVYLGSSFAFITAMSLAMKEMGGDVSAAQTGVILTGLVYVLVAASVRFAGTKWIDKLLPPIIIGPMIIVIGLGLAGSAVTNAGLVADGNWKNALVAVVTFLIAAFINTKGKGFLRIIPFLFAIIGGYLFALVLGLVDFTPVLQANWFEIPGFYLPFNTGGAFKEYNLYFGPETIAILPIAIVTISEHIGDHTVLSQICGRQFLKDPGLHRTLLGDGIATSVSAFLGGPANTTYGENTGVIGMTRIASVSVIRNAAFIAIALSFLGKFTALISTIPSAVLGGMSILLYGVIASNGLKVLIKERVDFSQMRNLIIASAMLVLGLGGAILKLGPVTLSGTALSAMTGIILNLILPHENKE; translated from the coding sequence ATGAAACAGGAATCAACTGTTGACTTGTTACTAGACGTTGATCAACGTCCTTCTGCTGGTAAAGGTATTCTTCTCAGCTTCCAGCACGTATTTGCCATGTTTGGTGCAACCATTCTCGTTCCCTTAATTTTGGGAATGCCTGTATCGGTTGCTCTCTTTGCTTCTGGTATTGGAACACTTATCTACATGATTTCTACTGGCTTTAAGGTTCCAGTTTATCTAGGTTCTTCATTTGCCTTTATCACGGCTATGTCTCTAGCCATGAAAGAAATGGGGGGCGATGTATCTGCCGCTCAAACTGGAGTTATCCTGACTGGTTTGGTCTATGTCCTTGTAGCAGCAAGTGTTCGTTTTGCAGGTACGAAATGGATTGACAAACTCTTGCCACCAATTATTATCGGACCTATGATTATCGTTATCGGTCTTGGACTTGCTGGTTCAGCTGTAACGAATGCTGGACTTGTAGCAGATGGAAACTGGAAAAATGCCCTTGTAGCCGTTGTTACGTTCTTGATTGCAGCCTTTATCAATACAAAAGGAAAAGGTTTCCTCCGTATCATTCCTTTCCTCTTTGCCATCATCGGTGGATACCTATTTGCCCTAGTTCTTGGATTAGTTGACTTCACTCCTGTTCTTCAAGCCAACTGGTTTGAAATTCCTGGTTTCTATTTACCATTTAATACGGGTGGTGCCTTTAAAGAGTACAACTTGTACTTCGGTCCTGAAACCATCGCCATCTTGCCAATCGCTATTGTAACAATTTCAGAACACATTGGAGACCACACAGTTTTGAGCCAAATCTGTGGCCGTCAATTCTTGAAAGATCCAGGTCTTCACCGTACTCTTCTCGGTGACGGTATCGCGACATCTGTATCAGCCTTCCTCGGTGGACCAGCTAATACGACTTACGGCGAAAATACAGGGGTTATCGGGATGACTCGTATCGCTTCTGTCTCTGTTATCCGTAACGCGGCCTTCATCGCCATTGCACTTAGCTTCCTTGGTAAATTCACTGCCTTGATCTCAACAATCCCAAGTGCTGTGCTTGGTGGCATGTCCATCCTTCTCTACGGAGTTATCGCCAGTAACGGGCTAAAAGTTTTGATTAAAGAGCGCGTTGACTTCAGCCAAATGCGTAACCTCATCATAGCTAGTGCCATGTTGGTACTTGGACTTGGTGGAGCCATCCTCAAACTCGGCCCAGTTACACTTTCAGGTACTGCTCTATCAGCCATGACAGGAATTATCTTAAACTTGATTTTGCCACACGAAAATAAAGAATAA
- a CDS encoding CppA family protein: MNVNEIVRIVPTLKVNNRKLNEIFYIETLGMKPLLEESAFLSLGDQTGTERLILEEAPSMRTRRVEGLKKLARLLIKVEDPSEIEALLSQMKSLPRLFKGSRGYAFEIVSPEEDVILVHAENDIRDLVPLETVPEFYSNTGIKYLSQFEVSMELRLPEGTESLLDPEGVAQVITFTKGQGLDLAVENNVTWDLTMLKFLVRNFDLTSLRQKFEKTGYFVPKSEKFFLGKDTNNIELWFEEA, encoded by the coding sequence ATGAATGTGAATGAGATTGTTCGGATCGTTCCGACTTTGAAAGTTAATAATCGAAAATTAAATGAGATATTTTATATTGAAACTCTAGGAATGAAACCCTTACTAGAAGAGTCTGCCTTTCTTTCATTAGGCGACCAGACGGGTACGGAGAGATTGATTTTAGAAGAGGCTCCAAGCATGCGAACTCGCAGAGTTGAAGGACTTAAGAAGCTAGCTAGGCTCTTGATAAAGGTTGAGGATCCTTCCGAAATCGAGGCCCTTCTTTCTCAAATGAAGTCTCTTCCTCGCTTGTTTAAAGGAAGTCGTGGATATGCTTTTGAGATTGTTTCTCCTGAAGAGGATGTGATCCTTGTTCATGCAGAAAATGATATAAGAGATTTGGTTCCACTGGAAACTGTTCCTGAATTTTATTCAAATACAGGTATAAAATACTTGAGCCAATTTGAGGTTTCTATGGAGTTGCGTTTGCCTGAGGGGACAGAGAGCTTACTTGATCCTGAAGGAGTAGCGCAAGTAATCACTTTTACTAAAGGGCAAGGACTAGATTTGGCTGTTGAAAACAATGTCACTTGGGACTTGACGATGTTGAAATTTTTAGTAAGAAATTTTGATCTAACCAGTCTTCGTCAGAAATTTGAAAAGACAGGCTACTTTGTCCCTAAGTCTGAAAAATTCTTCCTGGGTAAAGATACCAATAACATTGAATTGTGGTTTGAAGAAGCATGA
- a CDS encoding DMT family transporter: MSKTVKGTLYTVVAGIAWGLSGTSGQYLMAHGISALVLTNLRLIIAGLALVVLSYMTAKDKLYAFLKDRKSLLSLLLFALFGLFLNQFAYLSAIQETNAGTATVLQYVCPVGILVYTCIKDKVAPTLAEIISIGLAIGGTFLIATHGELDQLSVTPAGLFWGLFSALTYALYIILPIALIKKWGSILVIGVGMVISGVVAIPFTGVLQASIPTSLDLLFAFAGIIIIGTVFAYTAFLKGASLIGPVKSSLLASIEPISAVFFAFLIMKEQFYAIDFVGMAMILLAVTIISLKDLLLEIKSK; this comes from the coding sequence ATGTCAAAAACCGTAAAAGGAACTCTGTATACAGTAGTGGCAGGGATTGCTTGGGGCTTGTCTGGAACCAGTGGCCAATACCTGATGGCACACGGGATTTCTGCTCTAGTCTTGACCAATCTGCGGCTTATCATTGCAGGTTTGGCACTGGTAGTCTTATCCTATATGACTGCAAAGGATAAACTCTATGCTTTTTTAAAAGACAGAAAAAGTCTTTTATCTCTGCTGTTGTTTGCCTTGTTTGGACTTTTCTTAAACCAGTTTGCCTATCTTTCTGCCATTCAGGAAACCAATGCTGGCACGGCGACAGTTCTCCAGTATGTATGCCCCGTTGGGATCTTGGTTTATACTTGTATCAAGGACAAGGTGGCGCCTACTCTGGCTGAGATTATTTCAATTGGTTTAGCAATTGGAGGAACGTTTCTTATCGCGACGCATGGGGAACTTGACCAGTTGTCTGTCACACCTGCTGGTCTTTTCTGGGGCCTCTTTTCTGCCCTAACCTATGCCCTCTATATCATCCTTCCCATTGCTTTGATTAAGAAGTGGGGCAGTATTTTGGTGATTGGTGTCGGTATGGTTATTTCTGGTGTAGTGGCTATTCCTTTCACAGGAGTTTTACAGGCCAGCATACCGACTAGCTTAGATCTTCTCTTTGCATTTGCTGGGATTATCATCATCGGAACGGTTTTTGCCTATACAGCTTTCCTAAAAGGGGCTAGTCTGATAGGCCCTGTTAAGTCTAGTTTATTAGCTTCCATAGAGCCAATTTCAGCCGTTTTCTTTGCCTTTCTGATTATGAAGGAACAGTTTTATGCGATTGATTTTGTCGGTATGGCTATGATTTTACTAGCCGTGACCATTATTTCTTTGAAAGATTTACTGCTGGAAATAAAGAGTAAGTAA
- a CDS encoding serine hydrolase domain-containing protein — MKWEKILRKIENQIEAGIYPGASFAYYKDGEWKESYLGLSDPERGLKTESGLVYDLASVSKVVGVGTVFTFLWQQGKLDIDIPVTDFLSECDYPDITIRQLLTHATDLDPFIPNRDKLSAEELREAMFHLNRRNQPAFLYSDVHFLLLGFVLEKIFNQDLDQIIKKQVLEPWGMKETQFGPIEQAVPTVKGVEVGIIHDPKARLLGKHAGSAGLFSTVKDLQIFLEHYLKDDFAADLSRSFSPLDDKERSLAWNLEGAWLDHTGYTGTFIMWNREKQEAVIFLSNRTYEKDERAQWIVDRNQVMKIIRQEE; from the coding sequence ATGAAGTGGGAAAAAATTCTAAGAAAAATAGAAAATCAAATCGAGGCAGGGATTTATCCCGGGGCCTCTTTTGCGTATTATAAGGATGGTGAATGGAAAGAGTCTTATCTAGGGTTGAGTGATCCAGAACGGGGCTTGAAGACAGAAAGCGGTTTGGTTTATGATCTGGCTAGTGTGAGTAAGGTCGTGGGAGTGGGGACGGTTTTTACCTTCTTGTGGCAGCAGGGGAAACTAGACATTGATATACCAGTGACGGATTTTTTATCGGAGTGTGATTATCCTGATATCACTATACGGCAGCTTCTGACCCATGCTACAGATTTAGACCCCTTCATTCCCAACCGTGACAAGTTAAGTGCAGAGGAATTGAGAGAAGCCATGTTTCACCTCAATAGACGAAATCAGCCTGCTTTTCTATACTCAGATGTTCACTTTTTACTCTTAGGCTTTGTTTTGGAAAAAATCTTTAACCAAGACTTGGATCAGATTATAAAAAAACAAGTTTTGGAACCATGGGGGATGAAAGAGACTCAGTTCGGCCCCATTGAGCAAGCTGTACCAACAGTGAAAGGAGTGGAGGTCGGAATCATTCACGATCCCAAAGCCCGTCTATTAGGGAAACACGCTGGAAGTGCTGGTTTGTTTTCGACTGTTAAGGATTTACAGATCTTTCTGGAACATTACTTGAAAGATGATTTTGCGGCAGATTTGAGCCGAAGTTTCTCTCCTTTAGATGATAAGGAGCGTTCCCTAGCCTGGAATCTGGAAGGAGCTTGGCTCGACCATACGGGTTATACAGGTACCTTTATTATGTGGAATCGGGAGAAGCAGGAAGCTGTCATCTTTCTGTCCAATCGAACGTATGAAAAGGATGAGCGTGCCCAGTGGATAGTTGACCGAAATCAAGTCATGAAAATCATTCGTCAAGAGGAGTAG